A window of the Diabrotica undecimpunctata isolate CICGRU chromosome 1, icDiaUnde3, whole genome shotgun sequence genome harbors these coding sequences:
- the LOC140437305 gene encoding uncharacterized protein gives MTFDQHLNWKEHIKKLAIECQARLNILKSLSKKVWGADKQTMLSLYRTLIRSKLDYGAIAYSLATESSLKTLDSIHNTAPRIVLEAYRTTPIESLYCEAAEPSLYHRRTYLKLTYAIKSNANPNNHTFKYDHLNRLSTCFSNKPRLHKPFYHRIKMDLSSLNTALPVLNQF, from the coding sequence ATGACATTCGACCAACAtctaaattggaaagaacatattaaaaaattggcAATCGAATGCCAAGCAAGACTTAATATCCTTAAATCACTATCTAAAAAAGTCTGGGGGGCAGATAAACAAACTATGCTCTCTCTCTACAGAACTCTAATCAGATCTAAATTAGACTATGGCGCAATAGCATATTCATTGGCTACTGAGTCTTCCCTTAAAACTTTAGATTCAATACACAATACTGCACCCCGCATTGTCTTGGAAGCTTACAGAACCACACCAATAGAAAGCCTGTATTGTGAAGCAGCTGAACCATCACTATATCACAGAAGAACGTACTTAAAGTTAACCTATGCAATTAAATCAAATGCAAATCCTAACAACCACACCTTCAAATATGATCACCTTAACCGATTATCCACATGTTTCTCCAATAAACCACGTCTACATAAACCTTTCTACCACCGAATCAAAATGGATCTCTCATCTCTGAACACCGCCTTACCTGTTTTGAACCAGTTTTGA